The following is a genomic window from Vitis vinifera cultivar Pinot Noir 40024 chromosome 6, ASM3070453v1.
gactggtaggaaaatatcgggaaattttccGATAAATAGGTATTTCgccgatatttcgccgatatttcgccgatatttcgccgatatatcggcgattttgccgattttttTGTCGATTTTTCCGTCGATCGATAATCGGTGACGATTATCGTTTCGGCGCCGTCCGATATCCGATATTTCTTCGAAATATCGGCGAcattttccgatttttcaatccctgGAATATTAGGTATCGAATTTGGAATAATAGCAGATGCTCGTGCTCTTTCCTTCAACCAAACAACAAACCCTACATTCGAACAACCAGCCCCATCCCATCCTCCCTCGCCCTGGTTCTGCTGCTACGCCTCCGCTTCTGCCGCCGATGCTAGATCTAGTTGGTGGTTTAGGGCTTTCCGATTTGGCTTCGTCCTCTTCTTTTGGTAAATCTTTTGATTTCAGCTGAGGCTTCTCCTTCACCTCGtcgtcttctttttctttcaaaattttagaagCTAACAGTCTTGTTCAGTGGAATAAATCAAGAGAACTTTGAGTTTTTACCccaattttgggtttttgttgaTTTCGCCCCACAATTTTGGATGAATTAATTAAGTTTTGATAATTTTGTGTTTCATTCTGTTAATTCTTGGGCTGCATTTTTGGGTTTGCGTTTTTTGGGTGTGTATTATTTGCTTTCTGTGTTTGGTGGCTGAGAAAACGTGGGAAAAAGATAATCAGAACTTTGAATCTTACACTTTGTAGTTGGAAAATGTACTTGCATATCTCAAAGTATTGTAATAGGCACAGTTCAGTCGAACGTTCttgttttcagttttttttttcttttcctacaaGTTCTAGTAGCCAAACAGTGCACAATTGATTGTTGGGAtccatttttttggtaattCTAATGAAGTGTAGGAGTTGTCTCTTTCAAAGCCCTGGTTGGATGTTGgtgaaaaaaattagggaaaggaaaacaaatttcaaaagtaAGGCACTGTTTTCTctggaacaaaaaaaaacaagaaaatgtgaTTAGCAACcagaaaattgaaaatcttaAAAACGGAAAACATAGCGGTTATAGAGagtatattttagttgttttcacttgttttgtaagagctgttttaaaaaataattctacaaatatgaagaatgattaacAATAGCACTAAGTATAAAGGTTAttctaaaaacatagaaaacagtttaaaaacatttcaggtTCTCAAACAGAcatttgttctacaaaatattagagaaGAGTTTTaaaagattgttttaaaaaactgtttagaaaaatagttatcaaataggGCCTAAGTTGTTTTACAGCATTTTCCCTGTGTTTGTTTTTATGTTATAGATAGAAAGTTCAGTACTTAAAATTCTCATATTGTTGTGTTTGATGATTTAAGAACTAGTGGTGGAAtgtaaaatagatttaaatgGAAACCCAAATGCAGAAATGATGGGAGAAAGTTGTGGAACTGAAGTGATAGATAATAATGACAATCCTAGAGAGATCCtttaatatatagaatataaagAACATaaagaatatacaaaatttatatttttcttttgcctatcaaaaagaatatgaagaattttagaaaaataactGTCTATTCATTGATTTGAAATAGAAGAGTTCATCATTTTGACAAATGCATAATCAAATTGTATTAATTGACTCATCTTACTGACATGTTAAAGGTCTTATTGGCAACATTgcacatattaaaaataaaattgaatgacATCAAGTATAATTCGTCTAAATATGATGGTACTTGTCTTTCTTTAACATTGGAGTAGTCAGTTTTTTACTGGCTGAACCAATATTCACATGAGTGTATTATCAATCAGATTTATTGATTATATGTTTGATGTTAGCTTCTCTGTGGCACAAAATGTTTGTTAAAATGCTTgacatgagaatttttttttaaaaatctcctTGAACCTCTTGCAAGGACCGAGACGAAATCCATTTCATCTTCAAACTCAAAACTGCATAAAGATGGGGCAATAGGAGAAACTCTTACTCTTTTACTTACAGCCCAACTTCTGTCAACACACCTCCTCCACGCAGGTAACCAAGGTTTCTACTTCCCCACCAAGCAGAGCTTCAAGAGTTTTTCCTTAGCCTTGACCCCTCAGCTAACTGAATCCACTCTGGATCACCCAAAACCCTTTTCACTGCAGGACTGGATTGCCCCTCAGAATGAGGCAAAAACCTCAATCCAGGGGAACAAAGCTTACTGGCCAGAGTGGACCAGCCTCCTGACAATCCTCTTCCTTCAAGGAAAATCAAAGTAAATCTTTTAGCCTCCACATCGCATTCTGAGCAAAGAATAAACCTCCCGTCTTCGTTAGCACATCTCTCAAGCTTAAATGCCCTTCCATTCTTTCTCCACGCCTTATTGCAAACCAATGACTCCTCCCTACAACAAGCCTCTACTCCTTTAAGCAAGTTCCTTAGACTCACCTCCCCAAACCTAATCCAACTGGAACAACCTCTTCCCCTCTTCACAATAACACCTCTCAGCTTACCTGAAGCCTCTTCAATGGATATCTCAAAAGGATTCACCTCCACGGGGAACCAACACTTACCTCTTCTCAATGGATATCTCAAATTTTTGGAGTTATATGTTCCACCTCAAATGATTGAAATCTGTGAAGGTTCATGCTACAGTAGCAAGAGTATAAGCATAATTTTTGTTCACTTATTGGGATTCTTTCAATTGTTGGATGTGTAGGGGATTCATTGTCATTTGGGTTTTTTCTAGTCTATGAAAAGAGTTGCAATCAATTATTTTGCTGTTGTGTAGAAAAATGTGCAAGAGGGGGTAAAATGAAATTCTGGAACACACTGCttctatttcaaattcattgttCTCCTGATGTGGATAGTTGTGGGGTTTTGATGTGTGAAGAAGGGAAATTTAACTTTGTCATGAGCTGCTCTTATTCCTGGATTAAAATTTTGTGTCATGCATCAAaggtatatatgtatattttgagTGATCCTTTTGAGTGTCCTGGAACAGAATCTTGATCATTGATCAGCTCAAAAGGAGTTGGAATATGCTGAATAGGTGTTACTTGTGTTAAGTGGAAGAGGAAACCAGTGACCACCTGATTCTATTTTGTAAGAAGGATACAATGCTATGGAGCttgcttttctctctttttgatgTGCAGTGGGTCCTGCACTCCTCAATTAAAAGGAGTTTGATTGGTTGACATGGAGCTTTTGTGAGTAGGGAAAATGCTTGGAGGGCTGCCCCCCTTTGCTTAATGTGGactttatggaaggaaagaaatgaaagagtaTTCAATGACATAGAATGGTCCGACCAAGctttaaaacactttttttttgtacacttttgtgaattggggtaGAGTGTATCTAGAGGATCATTCTTTGtccatgattgattttatagagGGGCTTTTTTTCAAGTTAGGAGAAAGgttttcatctttctttttgtCTAACTTCTTGGACGTAGtttgtatacttcgtgtgtactTTTTTCGCTGCTTCTAGGCATTGCTAATACAAactcttatttacctataaaaaaaaatatatatcttttgAGTGATCTAAGGTAGCTTAGAACTTTATCATACCTTTCTTTCATTATTTCCACATGCTTAAATTTGGGTAAAAGGGTGTGATTGGAGCAACTTAGTGATCCTCCCTCTTGtacctccttttttttttaagtgaaagGAAGTAAAAGAGAAAGTTACCATGTGGTTGTGTAAATCCAGCTGGATATTCTCCTTGATCTTCTGATAAATATCACTTTTGAATTTACTTGATAGTCCTGGTGCTTGGTGCTTCTCAAGGATTCATCCCAGAGGTTGGATAAATTGTGAAACTGCTTGGAGTAGTTGGAATCCATCATAACCTTGAATTTTTTCtacatagataaaaaaaaaaaggttattcaTGAAGTTCTATTGGTGGTCCTTCAAATGTGAAGTTGCTTCTTGGCACATTGTAAATGGTTCGAACCATCCTTTGTTGGTTATGTTGTGTTATGTAAATATAGTATTTCCTGTACCCCTTAAGTGGGACCAAGTGCCTGAATTAATTTGGGAAATGTATTGCTTCAAATTATTGGAAAAGGAGAGGTAAACAAACAAGGGGCTTGGTTCTTATGTTGTTTCTGAGTGATGACCATTTACTGCAGTCATCTGAAGGGTTTCTAGTCAACTGTTGGCTCTCTGACATGattaatttttcttgttttcagcTTTGCAGGAGTTAGCCATAACCAGTCAAAAAGGCTGACGGAGATTTCGCATGCATGGGTAGAATAGAGGAAGACAACATGCTTGCGAAGATAGAGAGTAAGAGTGAAAAACGGAAGCAGCATGAGGGCAGTGCTCCTGAAGAGTTAAATAAGTGCAGTGATGCAATGCATGCTGGAGTGGGGGATGGCTCTGAAATGAGAAAGGAaggcaagaagaagaagaagaagaaaatgaagacaACAAACAAGGAAGATGTGGTTTGCAATGATTTTGGATTCGATATTATTCAAAATGAGGCTGTAAATGTGAAGGATTATGTGGAAGTGGTTAACAGTAATAAAAAGGAGAATGATCAGAAGGTGACGAAATTAGAACTTAAAAGGGGTGGGAAGGGATATGACCAGGGTTCGAAGAAGCATAGGAGAGTTGGTGGAGAAGCTACTGAAGTCAAAGAGTTTTCAGATGTTAAGTTCCATGATGGAAGAGAGAAGAAAGGGAGCCTTCAGTTGAATGAAGAGCAGGATGTGAGGGATAACTGTGATTTAAAAGTaagaaaagataagaaaagGAGACATAGGGAGGATAGTGACAAAGATGGAACTGATTCAATTTCGTCTTTGATGGAAATTACCAAGcgaaataaaaagggaaaagatagGGTAGTTATGGGACAGAAACTCACTGAGAAGGAAGACATTGCTGAAGTGAAGAATGGGGAAGAAGGAAATAGAACAAAGAagattaagaaaggaaagagagaCAAGGAGAGTAGTGATGTTGAGGGGAAGGACAACATTGTGAGTGGAAAAGACATTGGAAAAGTAAGGGACCACTATGATGGGAATATAATGGAAAAGGTCAACCATGGAAAGcaggagaagaagagaaagaagaaggatAAGGATGATTTGGAAAGTGAATTGAAACAACTTGTGGCTGGGAATCCGGGTGATAAAAGCACCTTAAATGGGAATAAGAAGTTTGTGGGTGGTACACATTCAACCGGTAATAAAAAAAGGGGCAGAGAAATAGAAGCATGTATTGTTGGGACTGAGGATGACAGCAAACAGAAGAGGAAGAAGGCCAAGTTAGTTGAAAATGTTTCAGAAGGACCAGAGTTTGAAGCAGTGCCAACAACCAAAGAAAACGTTGAGACTGCTGATCTTTCTGAAAAGTCTAAACCTGATGAAACGCCTAAGAGAGTAAGGTTTTCTGGTCATGTGGAGGTTTTCCCTTCATCAGATGGTCAAGAGGGTTTGGTACAAGGCAAACGATTCTCACCAGAAGAAGATGAGATGGTTAGAAAGGCTGTTTTAAGCTATATAGAGGACCATGGCTTGGGGGAGGAAGGTATAAATATGATTCTGAACTGTAAGTCTCACCGTGAACTCAAAGGCTGTTGGAAGGAAATTGCGGCTGCATTGCCTTGGAGGCCTCATGAAAGCGTATATTACCGAGCCCATGTCTTATTTGAAAGGGATGAGAAGCGTACTTGGACCCCTGAAGAGTATGAACTTGTTCGGAGATTCCATGAACAACATGGATCAGAATGGAGAATGTTGGCTGATGCACTTGGCAAACATAGGTTTCAAGTGAAGGATACATGGCGCAGGATAAAATTGCCCAATGCTAAGAAAGGACAGTGGCACCAAGAAGAGTACCAGACCTTGTTTGATTTAGTGAACATGGATCTGCGGATGAAGGCTTTAGGGGAAAGGAAATCCAAGCACGGTATGTTGCGAGATAATATCAGTTGGGAAGCAATAAGTGACAAGTTGCGCACTCGAATCAGTTCAGGTTGCTGCCTAAAATGGTATGGCCAATTAACTTCATCTATGGTTGTTCAAGGTAACTGGGCTGATGCCGATGATTATCGCCTGCTGAATGCACTTTTTAACTTGGATGCTTGCTGCATGGAAGATGTGGACTGGGACAATCTTCTTGACCATAGGTCTGGAGAATTATGCAGAAAGCGGTGGAACCAAATGATCAGGCATATAGGGCATTACAAGAACAAGTCATTTGCAGAGCAAGTTGAACTTCTTTCACAGCGATATTGCCCAGATCTACTTGAAGCAAGAGAAGCCTATGATGCCAAAGTTCCAGTTTGCTAATGTTGAGTGCCTGATTTGGAACCTTCTGAAGGGGAACTGTGACTTGATTACATGGATCTCCAAGACAATGTGATGGTAGTGTTATTGATGTGCAATCTGGAGTTTGGCAGCAATGATTCGGACTTCCTGACTTGGCTTGGAAGTGACTGAAGGGCGTGATGGCTGAAGTCAATGTGCAGCTGAGATAAGGAAAATGCCAAAAAGTTCAGAAAATCTCTGTGGGCAATTTTGTTTCCTTCCCCTGTTTGTGGGTCCAATAtaggattttttaaaatgaaatattcaTAGCTTTGATTAGATGGAGTATCcatatgaaaaacatttttctgtTACTTGTTCCCCCCTTATTTCTGGTTTTTCCTTGTATTATCGTTCCTAGTTCTTCAGTCACCCTTCTTGtcgtttaaaaaattaaaccaagaaACTGAAAGGAATGGGCAAATTTGGATACCTCCACGGTTCCTTCAGATGATGTGAAGAATTTATCAGGTTTTCCTATGCTATTTGAAAGGCTCCTCAGTGTTTCTCCAACCAGCCCCGTTTAAATTTCCTGTTTTTTTGCCTTCTTTTTGTACGGTTGATGCCAAATCTTTGTAGAGGAGCAATAAGCGGACGTTGTTATCAGAACAGACCTCTGGATGGCTCAAGAGACACTGATACGGGTGTTTTCAGTGTCATTTTGTCCGTTGGTTGTTGGATTTATGATGGCGCAAAGTGATTGACTGAATTTAAAGCAACTTTATTTAAGTTTATTTGTTTGGATTGATTTCCCTTTTTTCTCCATTCTAAACGAAACCTGTATCTTGGGTATTATGCTTCTGATCATTGGGATGATATCTTTGCTAAGGCAACTACTTCTCAGCTTTCCATGATCATCTGATTGAGCTTGATACCTATCAGGTCAAAAGAGGTTTGAAGTCTTTTTCCTCACaaaatttgtttctttgatGGTGTGCTTCTTCATACGCTTTTACTAATTCTTAGATGGGTTTGCTTCCAGAGATGACTGATTAGCAGTAGCCACTGTATTTCCTGCAATggcactattttatttttagtcagATTTATGTAATGTTTTcattattgtttcttttctgcACGGATGGGTTGCATccaatctcaatttttttttttttatctttattgcaGTTGTTTGAAACATCAGTTGTCATAGGCGATcagaaaagacaaaaaaaatttagttgcctgattttttttttttatccgaACTTGGGTGAAGTGAAGACTCGCATTTACCATCTATCAAAATACGATGCTTGCTTAAGCTTGGTCACAAGGATAGAGAACTCCTTGTTCGCTAGCCTTGCATACTTGCATGCAGCACTTATAATGTGTTTGGTAGGAGTGCAACAGggacaaaagaaaaagcaatttTAGAAtgtttcttcttccttcctctTTCATCTTATTTGCTTGTTGTCTAATCTTCAAGTCCTTAGCCATGGTGGTTTCTTTAATGGTTTTAAAGTTGAGGGTGGAGGGGGAGAAGGTATGATTACTTGGATTATCAACTCATCTTTAGGATGATAgtgatccaaatcaaattgACTTTGAGGCTATGGACTTGCCTAAGCTCtcacttaaaattttaagattagaTAGAGAGTTTTAAAACTTTGGTAATAATATTGATGAATAAGTTACcttttgtgaatttttaaaaaaatatttatttcttaattgaaaatatagtgtaataaaaatgtaatcttaaaaaatttgaaatttttataagagtattttattcaaaattaatttgataagaatcttttcaaaaattctcattctttacacaattccaatttaataaatattttatttttaaattaatttttgaaagaaatttatttccatcaaattactaagtatttttataatatttatttttcaaattgaaaacttgtggtgtttgtttttttttgactttttgctgaatttaatttgtttttagaatttaagttgtttgtttttctaattttttatgacttattataattttttcactaaattgaaaaaactaaaatatataactttttctaaatagaaaaaacaacatattgatttttatttactttttaatacttaatagaaataaaatactataaaaacaaacaacctaatatttaatactattaagcattaatgttctatttagaattaagtaaaaaaacaaacaccacctgtaataaagaaatttaattttgaaaatttgagagcACATTATCTAATTAGGAAATATTTAAttagattaattttaaaaaaattcacaaaatatTCTTAAGTATAAATCTAAAAAAGAGTACTTTAGTTCTAGAATTCAAAATTCCTCAAAATATTTACTTTCCTATATATTTCCAATTCAATAAATACTCTTAGACATGAAATGGAATTtcacaataatttatttcattaaaaaattattaaaaatacaactttgagtaatattaaattatccatcttaaaaattttcaaaagctatTTGTTCTCCAAATTGTCCATAAATGTAAtaagaaaatttccaaaaatagaaaaataaaaatctagagaaaatattttattctataacgattctcataaaataattttttttaaaatattttaaattcctttaaaataattgttcaaaaggaaattttgatcttcaaattttatttcaaagtatttatttctttaatctACACTATTTCAAAGTTTAATAAATAATCTTttgaaatccaattttcaagaaattttatttctatttaagaATTACTAAAGTCTGCATTTTCATACTAGAAATAccatattaacaaaataatttccatggCTTTAGGGATCTTGTCATAAATTTTGataatcaaaatttggatttcAATCATAGGGTTGAATGCTAATCTAAGCGCTCTAGTGTTGCAGCCTACAGTTGCATACCTAAGAGcgttcattttccttttctagaCACTTTTCCATAAGAAAACTCACATTTATAGACTAATTTCTCAACCATAGACGTCCCTAAACTAGTGCATTAATCATGGGGGACCTAGTCAATGTCATGACTCATTGTAGGTAATGttcaatgtataaccatacaaaCTAGTGCATTAATCATGGGAGACCTATCTCGATAACCATAACCAATTATCCCTCAAATAAGGAGATAGTGAGTTACAACCTCAgatggattgcctaaatccatgaaccaacagTGAACAACTCATTTACTTgaaaggaactcatgacttggatctttcatacaactcttaatgtacttaagttatgtacaatgtaagtgatGTAGACCTGAATGCTAGACATAGATAATGCATCAATATAAGATagtgaaatgagaaagaaaattataatataaatattaatgaattttatttcttgttacatcatatcatgcttttaagagACTATCCTAACATGAAGAGAAAAATAACTCACTTTAGGTTCTATTAAGGGATCACTTGAGGAATTCCATAGAGCTTTACCATTCTACTACTACgttttaaagcaaaaaaatctTAGTACCATTATTGATATAGTTATTGGTTGTTATAATTAattcaagtattttttttttatatgactACTGGTATATTTCTTGCTAGGTTTCACGTACTAATAAGGCTTGTGGTTATAATTGAAGTAACATTTTTGAAAGCTAAGTGCTTAAGGACTTTGTTTATTGTAGTGTGTGTAAATGACaacaatcatatatatatatatatcctttagCCTTTAGGGTTGGTGATTTAGAAAATGATACTTCTTATGAGTGGTTTCTAACAAAATTGAATGATGCAATTAGACACATTGATAAGCTGTTTATGATATCAAATCATCATGATAGCATTGATAAAGTAATACATAAAGTTTTTCCTCATGCAATGGATGATATATGCACTTATCACATTGGACAAAACTTGAAAACAAAGTTCAAGAATCCTGTAATTCATAATTAAGTTATTCTATGACGCTTCCTATGCTTATTGTATTTCAGAGTTATGTTATATTTGGGTAATTAGAGATGATTGACCTTAGAACATTAAAATATATGATGAATGAAGGAGTTGATTGGTAGGCTTGGTCACACTCTACcaagaaaatatataatattatgacTACAGGGATTGTTGAAAACCTTAATGTTGTGTTGAAAGTTACtagagatttttttattttataattggttCAAGAATCAAGAAACTTACTTCAAAAATAGTTTGTGACTCATCAATGAGAAACACTATCAATGTCAATTGAACTTACCATATTGGTTGATGGAGAGCTTCGTTGAAGTTATAATATGTTATCAACCTATCAAGTGGAATCTATCAACTCGAAAGCGTTTAATGTTAAATATGTTAGCATTATTTTTCAAGTGAATTTAATTAGATATTTGTCATGCACATGTCAACAATTGGATCTTGACCATATTTGATGTGCATATGTTATTGCTACTTGTAGATATCATAACCTTTCATGTTATACTATGTGTCCCTAATACTTTAAACACCGTTATCTTCATATCTAAAGTCTGTTTATCCATTTGGAAATGAGATAGACTAGATAATACCCAATGAAATTTACAACAAAGTTGTGTTACCACCTAAAACAAGGTAGTCAACAAGCAAatcaaagggaagaaagaatCCATTTTGGTGGAGAAGGTAAGCACACACCTCATTCTAGTCAATGTAGTCAATATGACAATAATCAGAAAATGTGTAAATGACCAATCTCTTGAAATCATTATAGCTTTGGCACCTTATGAACTGACATGagatgaaaattgtaaaaacaatcttttttgttttttgataccCATGTGAATGGaaatataaggtttttttttgtatatagtGATATGATAATTAAGCACATAGATGATAATTGTAATAATGTTCCTCCTTTTTGACACCCTTAGgaaatataagtttttttttttttttttttttgtggtaagACATGTCTaaaacataaatgaaaattacatgTTTATTCTTAAACTATGGACTAAATTGTCCCTAAGTTTGCTAACAGTACTAAACTTGATAATAGTTAAGTTTAGGTTCTAATTTATAACGTTAGACTTAACAACCTTCAAGTTTATATGGAAAAAAGCTTGACAATAGTgaagttcaaattttatttgaggactttggacttaactaccttcaagtttgtgtataaaataatttgacaatagttaagttcagatTAAAATGTCAGCTATATATGGATAACCTCCTACGAGTATGTATAAAATCAACTTGATACCTATTAAGTCCttattaaatttgataagtTTAGATTAGACTTGGACATATCTTTTTTCAAGTTTGTTCACAATAAACTTGATGGACACAACTTCCTACAAGTATGTCCACAATTAATTTGCCACTTGGTAAGTCCAtagtaatattattaataacTTTAGAATAGTTTTGCCATTATATTAGAAACTTGCCATCATAAATCtacatttaaaatatatattaatatatatcaaaatttccTACTACATAAAAACCAAATTATAGGTTTTGAGCACAAAAAATATCAATGTTGATATAGAGTTAAAATTAGTCAATAATTATAACCAAACATCAAGTTTATATGAAGTAATTATTTAGGTAAATCCTTCATACAAAATAGCTCTACTAACATTTTCTCCCGAAACCAATCCATACGAGGACCTGCTAGTGAAATTGAATGGATGATTGTGCATCCAATATTCCAcatatttgattataaacaTACCATAATTCTTACTACATGATACTCCAATAACCAATGTTAGAGTTGTTATTGAGGATTAAGTGTATAAGATATGAAAGTAAATCTAAGAATCACTTACTTATCTTCATGTTGAAGAATATCTTgtaattgttcaatatcctgtTGTTGCTAGATAATGTTAGTGTCACCATGATCCCATAATATGCTCtaacatttaatatatatgacaACAACTTAGCTAACAATTTAATGACAACACTAAGAAAAAAGACTTTTAGcgaaaaaatattttgtcaaTGAAAGTTTAAATTTCGTCTGTAAAAGCATTTCTCAA
Proteins encoded in this region:
- the LOC100260316 gene encoding DNA-binding protein REB1, with the translated sequence MGRIEEDNMLAKIESKSEKRKQHEGSAPEELNKCSDAMHAGVGDGSEMRKEGKKKKKKKMKTTNKEDVVCNDFGFDIIQNEAVNVKDYVEVVNSNKKENDQKVTKLELKRGGKGYDQGSKKHRRVGGEATEVKEFSDVKFHDGREKKGSLQLNEEQDVRDNCDLKVRKDKKRRHREDSDKDGTDSISSLMEITKRNKKGKDRVVMGQKLTEKEDIAEVKNGEEGNRTKKIKKGKRDKESSDVEGKDNIVSGKDIGKVRDHYDGNIMEKVNHGKQEKKRKKKDKDDLESELKQLVAGNPGDKSTLNGNKKFVGGTHSTGNKKRGREIEACIVGTEDDSKQKRKKAKLVENVSEGPEFEAVPTTKENVETADLSEKSKPDETPKRVRFSGHVEVFPSSDGQEGLVQGKRFSPEEDEMVRKAVLSYIEDHGLGEEGINMILNCKSHRELKGCWKEIAAALPWRPHESVYYRAHVLFERDEKRTWTPEEYELVRRFHEQHGSEWRMLADALGKHRFQVKDTWRRIKLPNAKKGQWHQEEYQTLFDLVNMDLRMKALGERKSKHGMLRDNISWEAISDKLRTRISSGCCLKWYGQLTSSMVVQGNWADADDYRLLNALFNLDACCMEDVDWDNLLDHRSGELCRKRWNQMIRHIGHYKNKSFAEQVELLSQRYCPDLLEAREAYDAKVPVC